One Isoptericola dokdonensis DS-3 genomic window, GGGACGGGCTCGCCGGGAACCTCCGCAGAGCGGTCGCCGGGGGCGGTTGCGTCGTCGTCAGGGGCGCTCACCCGGTCACTCTAGGGGCTCGCCGGGGCCCGTGGGACAGTTGTCCCCATGAGTCGTCCCCCCGAGTCCGGGTCCGTCGTCCTGGCCGCCACCCCCATCGGCAACACCGAGGACGCCTCGCCCCGACTCCTGCGCCTCCTCGCCGACGCCGACGTCGTCGCCGCCGAGGACACGCGCCGCCTGCACGCCCTCGCCGCCCGCCTCGACGTCACCGTCGGCGGGCGCGTCGTGTCCTACCACGAGCACAACGAGCGCGAGCGGGCCGACGACCTCCTCGACGTCGTCGACGGCGGCGGCACCGTCGTCGTCGTCACCGACGCCGGGATGCCGGCCGTGTCCGACCCCGGCTTCCGGCTCGTCGCCCGCGCCGTCGAACGCGGTCTGCCCGTCACCGCGGCCCCCGGTGCGTCCGCCGTCCTCACCGCGCTCGCCCTCTCCGGGCTGCCCACCGACCGGTTCACCTTCGACGGCTTCGTGCCCCGCAAGCCCGGCGAGCGCAGCCGGTGGCTCGGCGCGCTCGCTGCCGAGCCCCGCACGATGGTGTTCTTCGAGGCGCCGCACCGCATCGTCGACACTCTTGCCGCCATGGCGGACGCCTTCGGCCCCGACCGTGGCGCCGCCGTCTGCCGCGAGCTCACCAAGACCTACGAGGAGGTCCTGCGCGGTCCCCTCGGCGACCTCGCCGCGCAGGCGGCCGAGCGCGCCGGCGGCGACCACCCGCTGCGCGGCGAGATCTGCGTCGTCGTGGCCGGCGCCCCGCCCGCCGGGCCCCCCGCCGTCGAGGACCTCGTGCCGGACGTGCTCGAACGCGTCGCCGCGGGCGAGCGCCTGAAGACCGTCGTCGCCGAGGTCGCCGAGGCGTCCGGGGTGCCGAAGCGGGACCTCTACGCCGCCGCCCTCGCCGCCCGCTGACCCGCCGAGTCTGCGCTGGTTCCGCCCCCGGCTTCGTCGTGTGGGCTGACTCGTCAGGGGGTGGACGGCGTCAGCGTGACGCCCACGGCCGCCATCTCGGCGCGGGCCTGCTCGCCCTGCTCCGCGGAGACCGGCGCGGTCAGGTCGGTCAGCACGGTCGTGGCGAACCCGGAGTGCACGGAGTCCAGCGCGGTGTGCTTGACGCAGTGCGACTCCGCCAGCCCGACGACGTCCACCGCCGAGACGTCGGCCTCCCGCAGGACCTGGTCCAGGGACCGCCCGACGGCGTCCTCGCCGTCGAAGCCGGAGTACCCGTGGTCGTACTGGCCCTTGCGGATCGCGACGTCGGCCGCGAGGTCTGCCAGCGCCGGGTGGAGCTGGGCGTTCGGTGAGTCCGCCACCCCGTGCACGGGCCAGGAGCCCACAAAGTCCGGGTCGTCGCTGAAGTGCTCGCCCGGGTCGATGTGCCAGTCCTGGGTGGTGACGACGATCCCGTAGCGGTCGCGGTGCGCGGCGACGTACGCGGCGACGTCGGCCGCGACCTGGTTGCCGCCGTCGACGGGCAGCTCGCCGCCCTCGCAGAAGGTGGGCTGGACGTCGACGACGATGAGGGCGCGGGTGCTCATGCCTCCACTCTGCCACCGGCCGTCCCCGCTGCCCAGATCGACCAAGCGGGCGGGGGACGGCAGGCTGAGACGTCACGGCGGGGGAGGTGGCGGGCCAAGTAGGATTCGGGCCATGACCCACATCCTCTCGGCCGTGGCATGGCCCTATGCCAACGGGCCGCGGCACATCGGCCACGTCGCCGGCTTCGGCGTTCCCTCCGACGTCTTCAGCCGTCACATGCGGATGGCGGGTCACGACGTGCTGATGGTGTCGGGCACGGACGAGCACGGCACGCCGATCCTGGTCCAGGCGGAGCAGGAGGGCGTGACGCCGCAGGAGCTCGCGGACCGGTACAACCGGGTCATCGTGGAGGACCTGACGTCCCTGGGCCTGTCCTACGACCTGTTCACGCGGACGACGACGCGCAACCACTACGCGGTGGTGCAGGAGATGTTCCGCACCGTTCACCGCAACGGCTACATGGTCGAGAAGTCGACGATGGGGGCGATCTCGCCGTCGACGGGCCGCACGCTGCCGGACCGCTTCATCGAGGGCACGTGCCCGATCTGCGGCTACGACGGCGCGCGTGGTGACCAGTGCGACAACTGCGGCAACCAGCTCGACCCGATCGACCTGAAGAACCCGCGCAGCCGCATCAACGGCGAGACGCCGAAGTTCGTCGAGTCGAACCACTTCTTCCTGGACCTGCCGGCGTTCGTGGACGCGCTGTCGCTGTGGCTGGAGGGCCGCAAGGGCTGGCGCCCGAACGTGCTGAACTTCAGCCGTAACCTGCTGGACGACGTCCGCCCGCGCGCGATGACGCGCGACATCGACTGGGGCATCCCGGTGCCGCTGGAGGGCTGGGAGGACAACCCGAGCAAGCGGCTGTACGTGTGGTTCGACGCGGTCATCGGCTACCTGTCGAGCTCGATCGAGTGGGCCCGCCGACGGGACACGCCGGAGGCGTGGCGCGACTGGTGGACGAACCCCGACGCCCGGTCGTACTACTTCATGGGCAAGGACAACATCACGTTCCACTCGCAGATCTGGCCGGCGGAGCTGCTGGCCTACGACGGCGGTGGCACGAAGGGCGGGCAGCCGGGCGCGTACGGGTCGCTGCAGCTCCCGACGGAGGTCGTGTCCAGCGAGTTCCTCAACGTGGAGGGGCAGAAGTTCTCCTCCTCGCGCGGCGTCGTCATCTACGTGCGGGACATGCTGGCGCGCTACCAGCCGGACGCGTTCCGCTACTACGTGGCGGCGGCCGGGCCGGAGAGCCAGGACGTCGACTTCACCTGGGACAGCTTCCTGCGGCGCACCAACGACGAGCTCGTGGCGGGCTGGGGCAACCTGGTGAACCGCACGGCGAGCATGGTGCACAAGAACTTCGGGCAGGTCCCGACGCCGGGCGAGACGGCGGACGTCGACAAGGCGGTGCTCGCGACGACGGGCGACGCGTTCGCGAAGGTCGGCTCGCTCATCGAGGCGAACCGGCAGCGCGCCGCCATCGCGGAGGCGATGCGCGTCGTCGGCGAGGTGAACCGGTACGTGTCCGAGACCGAGCCGTGGAAGCTGAAGACGGACCCGGAGCGCCTGGCGACGGTGCTGCACACGACGACGCAGGCGGTGAGCGACTGCAACACGCTGCTGTCCCCGTTCCTGCCGCACTCGGCGCAGTCGGTGCACGAGGTGCTCGGCGGCACGGGCGAGTTCGCCCCGCAGCCGGTGATCCAGGAGGTCACGGACCTCGACGACGACTCGCGCCACTACCCGGTCATCACGGGTGGGCACGACGGCGGCTACCGGTTCCCGGCGTGGGCGTCGGTGCCGGTGGTGCCGGGCACCCAGATCGGCAAGCCGTCGCCGGTGTTCACCAAGCTCGACGACTCGATCGTCGACGAGGAGCTGGAGCGTCTGCGCGAGAAGGCCTGACGCCTCTCGACGGCCCGCCCGTGCCGGGCGGGCCACGCCCGGTCGTCCCCAGCCGAAGGAGTGTCATGGCGCGTCAGCGTGAGCGTGGGTTCCCGCCCGACCCGGAGCCGCTGCCGGTCGCGGTGGTCGACAACCACACCCACCTCGACGCGATCGCGGGCGTGCTGGACGAACGATCCCTGGGTGGCGCCCCCGTGCCGACGGTCGACGACCACCTGGCGCGGGCGGCGGCCGTGGGTGTGGACCGGGTGGTCCAGGTGGCCTGCGAGCTGCCGTCGATCGACTGGACGGACGCGCTGCTGCGCCGGGACGTCTCGGGGCGGATCCTCGGCGCGGTGGCGATCCACCCGAACGAGGCGGTGCTGCACGCGGGCGTGCGCGAGGTGGGGCCGGACGGCCTGGAGCCGGATCCGCTGGCGCACCACGCGGTGGCCCTGGACGACGCGGTGGCCCGGGTGGCGCAGGTCGCCCGCGACAACCCGCGGGTGCGGGCCGTCGGTGAGACCGGGATGGACCTCTTCCGCACCGGACCGCTGGGCGAGGTGGCGCAGCGCGAGTCGTTCCGTGCGCACGTGGCGCTCGCCAAGGAGCTGGGCCTCGCCCTGCAGATCCACGACCGGGACGCCCACCAGCAGGTGATCGACGTCCTGCTCGCCGACGGCGCCCCGGAGCGGACGGTCTTCCACTGCTACTCCGGCGACGAGGAGATGGCCGCGCTCGCCGCCGAGCACGGCTGGTACCTGTCGTTCGCCGGGCCGATCACCTACCCCCGCAACGACCACCTGCGCGCCGCGCTGCGGACGGTGCCCCTCGACCTCGTGCTGGTCGAGACCGACGCGCCCTACCTGCCGCCGCACCCGTACCGCGGGCGGCCCAGCGCGCCGTACGTCGTCGCGCACACGGTGCGGGCCGTCGCAGAGGTGCTGGAACGTCCCCTGGCGGAGGTCTGCACGGCCGTGTCGGCGACGTCCGAGCAGGTCTACGGCCCGTGGTGAGGTGCGGGCGGGCTTCCCACGGGTGCCCGGGTTCGGCTACGGTCTGGTGCCCGTGACGAGGTCCAAGGCACGACGGCGGCGGCCGGCACGGCCACGCGACGCCCTGGCGTTCGTCGGCAGCCGCGGCCCGCTCCCGCAGATCGCCCGTGGGGCGGTGCAGGGCACCGTCCTGGTGGGGGTCGCGGTCGGCGCGTTCGGCGTCGTCGACGCCCACGCGAGCGTCGACCTCGACGTCGACGGGAAGATCCGCGAGGTCGACGGCTACGGTCGCACCGTCGCGGACGTCCTCGCGTTCCACGGCATCCACCCCGGCCCCGACGACCTCGTGCAGCCCGCCCTCGACGAGCGCGCACCCCGCGACGGCGAGGTCGTGGTGCGGACCAGCCGGGACGTCACGCTCGAGATCGACGGCGAGGTCGTGACGCTGGCGACGACGGCGCACACCGTCGGCGAGCTGCTGGCCGCGCTGGGACCCCGCACGGAGGGCGCCGTGACGAGCGCGTCGCGCAGCGAGCCCCTCGGTCGTGCGCCCCTGCGGGTGTCCACCGTCAAGAAGGTGCACGTGTCCGTCGACGGGTCGGTGATCCTGCTGCGCACCACCGGGTCGACGGTCCGGGACGTGCTCGCCGAGGCGGGCATCACCCTCGGCGAGCAGGACCACACCTCCGCGCCGCTGGGCGCGGCCGCCGTCGACGACATGGTGCTCGTCGTCGGCCGCGGGGCCACCGCGCCGGACATCGTCACCGAGGTGGTGCCGTTCGAGACGGAGCGCGTCGAGTCGGACGACCTGCCCGAGGGGTACGAGTCCGTCCAGACCCCCGGGGTGCCGGGGGAGCGGGTCACGACCTACCAGGTGCGGACCCTGGACGGCGCCGAGGTGGAGCGGACGGTCGTGGACCGGTCGGTCACGGTCGAGCCGGTCACCGAGGTGGTGCTGGTCGGCACGCTCGACGTGTCCCAGGTGCAGGTCGACCCGGGCTCGGCGAAGGCGGTGGCGAGGGCGATGGCGGCGGAGCGTGGCTGGGGCGACAGCGAGTTCGTGTGCCTCGAGAGGCTGTGGACCAAGGAGTCCAACTGGCGCTGGAACGCGGAGAACACCTCCAGCGGCGCGTACGGCATCCCGCAGGCGCTGCCGGGGTCGAAGATGGCGAGCGCGGGCTCCGACTGGCGCACGAACCCGGCCACGCAGATCTCCTGGGGGCTGGACTACATCGCGGGCCGGTACGGCACGCCGTGCGCGGCGTGGAACCACTCGATGTCGGTGGGCTGGTACTGACGCAGCGCCGCCTCGGGCCGTCGCCACGCCCGGGCGGTCGCGCGCGCACCGGCGTGGTGTCGCGCGAATCTTTCCGGCATACCGCCACCTAAGCGGACGTAATTACCACTTCGACAGTTGGATGTCGATCACGATCAGGTTACGGTCTCCGGAGCCGCCGGATCGGCCTCGGGCCCGACAGCCAGTCGGGAGCCGGCGTCGTGCCCGGGCACGACCACGACTGGACCCCTGTGAACGACTCGACCGACGCGCCCGTCGACCCCCAGCAGCCCGGCCCCGAGGCCACGACCACGGTAGGCACCGGCACCACGGAGACGTCGACGCCACGCCGCCGCCGGTGGCCCCTCGTCACCCTCGTCGTCGCGCTCGGCCTCGCTCTCACCGCCGGTGTCAGCGGTGCCGTCGCCGAACAGCTCCGCAAGGACGTCACCCTCGACGTCGACGGAGCCCTCGTGCAGGTCTCCACCTACGCGGACACCGTCTCCGACGCTCTCGCCGAGGAGGGCGTCCGCGTCGGCGAGCACGACGAGGTCACGCCCGCCGCCGGGTCCGCCCTGCGGGACGGCGCCGTCGTGCAGGTCCGCTACGGCCACCAGCTCACCGTCGAGACCGACGGCGAGGCCCAGGACGTCGTCGTCGCCGCGCTCGACGCCGCCGAGGTCCTCGACGAGCTCGCCGCCCGTGACGAGCAGGTCCGGCTCCTGCCGTCGCGCTCCGACGAGCGCGCCAGCCTCCCGATCCGCCTCGACGCCGACGAGCCCGTCGCGCTCGTCGTCGGCGGCAAGGAGACGGTCGTCGCGAACGGTGCCGTGTCCCTCGACGAGCTGCTCGCCGCCGAGGGCATCACCCTCGACGCCGACGATGTCGTGCACGTCGACCGGGTCACCCCGGACGCCCCCACCGACCCGACCGTCCGCGTCGTCGTGCAGCGCGTCGAGGTCAAGAAGGTCAGCACGACCAAGAAGATCGCCTTCGACACCGTGACGAAGCAGGACGCCGACCGGTACGAGGACGAGGGCAGCTACGTCGCCACCGAGGGTCGCGCCGGCAAGCGCACCGTCGTCCACGAGGTCACCACCGTCGACGGCGAGGTCACCGCACGCGAGAAGGTGTCCTCCGAGGTCACCCGCCAGGCGCGCGACAAGGTGATCGTCGAGGGCACCAAGGAGCGCCCCGAGCCCGAGCCGGAGCCCGTCGAGGAGTCCACCTCCGGCAGCAGCGGCTCCTCCTCCTCGTCGTCGTCCTCGTCCTCCGGCTCGTCCTCGTCGGGCGGCAGCGCGCCGTCCGGTGTCTGGGCGGCCCTCGCGCAGTGCGAGTCCGGCGGCAACCCGTCGACCAACACCGGCAACGGCTACTACGGCCTCTACCAGTTCTCCCTGCCCACCTGGCAGGCGATGGGCGGCTCGGGCCTGCCGTCGGAGGCCTCCGCCTCCGAGCAGACGATGCGTGCCCAGAAGCTCCAGGCGCAGTCCGGCTGGGGCCAGTGGCCCGCCTGCGCCGCGAAGCTCGGCCTGCTGTAGTTCCACTCACGGCGGGGTGGGTTCCCCCGGACCGGTCGCGCTCACGGGCGCTGCGCGCCCTGCGCTTCCCGTCTGACGACCGGTCCGGGGGAACCCACCCCGCCTTTCGCGTCCGGTCCTGCCCGTGGGCCGGCGCCGTGGCGCCGAGTCGGCGCCGCAGGGTCGCGTCGCCAGCGGTTCACTGAGCCACGAGGTTCTGAGGGCGAGGGAACCGGGGTGTGCGGGGCCTGTGAAGGTGCCGTGCGATGCGCCCAGGTGTGACGTCCGCCCTCTTGCCTCAGGTCACGAACCGGTTACGGTCGGTTGTCTTTCGCGCGCACCGGGCACCCCTGGTGCAGTGCCGCCGGCCCGCCACGAGGCCGCCCGCAGCAACGAAACCCCTGGGAGATCCCCATGACCTCCATGCCCGAGAACGCCCCCGACCCCGTCGAGGCCACCGAGCCGCAGCCCACGACCGCGCAGACCCGCGCGGTCGCCCGCAAGCGCCGTGGACGTCGCCGCGCCCTCGTCGCCGGCACCAGCATCGGCGCGCTCGCGCTCGGCGTCGGCTCCGCCGTCGGTGTCGCGAACGCCTCCAAGACCGTCGAGCTCGACGTCGACGGCGAGACGCGCACCGTCACCACGTTCGCCGGTGACGTCCAGGGCCTCCTCGCGGAGGAGGGCGTCGAGGTCGGCGAGCGCGACGTCGTCGCCCCCGGCGTCACCGCACCCCTCGACGGCGAGTCCGACGTCGTCGTGCGCACGGGCAAGAAGCTGACCGTCGCCGTCGACGGCGACGAGCACGACGTGTGGCTCACCGCCGTCGACGCCTCCGAGGCGCTCAACCTGCTCCACCAGCGCGGCAGCGACGTCCAGCTCGTCGCGTCCCGCTCCCAGGACCGTGCCGAGCTGCCGATCGAGCTCCACGACGGCGAGCAGGTCGCCGTCGTGCACGACGGCGAGGTGGACGTCACCCACGGCTCCGACGACCTCGGCGCCGTCCTCGACACCACCGACGTGACCGTCGACGACGACGACCTCGTGTCCGTCGCGACCGCCCACGACGCCGGCGTCACCCCCGACGACCTCGCCGACCTCCCCGACGGCGCCGACGTGCCGCAGGTCGCCGTCGTCGTCGAGCGCGTCGAGGTCGAGAAGGTGAAGAAGACCCGCGCGATCGGCCACGACACCGTGACCAAGGAGAGCGCGAAGCGCTACGAGGACCTCGACCCGAAGGTGCGGACCGAGGGCAAGGACGGCGTGCGCACCGTCGTGCGCGAGGTGACCACCGTCGACGGCAAGGTCGTCTCCAGCGAGAAGGTCTCCTCGAAGGTGACGCGCGAGCCCGTCACCGAGGTGCTCGTCGAAGGCACCAAGGAGCGACCCGAGCCCGAGCCGGAGCCCGCCGCGACGACGTCCGGCGCCACCTACTCCGGGTCCAACCGGCAGATCGGTCAGCAGATGGCCGCCGCCCGCGGCTGGACAGGCAGCGAGTGGACCTGCCTGGAGTCGCTGTGGACCCGGGAGTCCGGCTGGTCGCACACCGCCGCCAACCCGTCGTCCGGCGCCTACGGCATCCCGCAGTCCCTGCCCGGCTCGAAGATGGCCACGGCCGGCTCCGACTGGCAGTCCAACCCCGCCACCCAGATCGAGTGGGGCCTCGACTACATCGCCGGCCGCTACGGCAGCCCGTGCGGCGCGTGGGCCCACTCCGAGTCGGTCGGTTGGTACTGATCGCGCACCTCGGGCGATACTGCCACCCATGACCACCACCCCTGGCGCCCTGCTCGGTCCCGCGGAGATCCGCGAGCTGGCGGGGCGCCTCGGCGTCCGGCCCACCAAGACGCTCGGGCAGAACTTCGTGCACGACGGCGGCACGGTCCGCAAGATCGTGCGCGCCGCCGGCGTGCAGCCCGGCGACCGCGTCGTCGAGGTCGGGCCCGGGCTCGGCTCCCTCACGCTCGGCCTGCTGGAGGCCGGTGCGTCCGTCGTCGCCGTCGAGATCGACCCCGTCCTCGCGGGACAGATCGACGCCACCGTGCGCAAGCACGCGCCCGACGCCGACTTCGAGGTCGTGACGGCCGACGCCCTCGACGTCACCGAGCTGCC contains:
- the rsmI gene encoding 16S rRNA (cytidine(1402)-2'-O)-methyltransferase translates to MSRPPESGSVVLAATPIGNTEDASPRLLRLLADADVVAAEDTRRLHALAARLDVTVGGRVVSYHEHNERERADDLLDVVDGGGTVVVVTDAGMPAVSDPGFRLVARAVERGLPVTAAPGASAVLTALALSGLPTDRFTFDGFVPRKPGERSRWLGALAAEPRTMVFFEAPHRIVDTLAAMADAFGPDRGAAVCRELTKTYEEVLRGPLGDLAAQAAERAGGDHPLRGEICVVVAGAPPAGPPAVEDLVPDVLERVAAGERLKTVVAEVAEASGVPKRDLYAAALAAR
- a CDS encoding resuscitation-promoting factor, with the translated sequence MNDSTDAPVDPQQPGPEATTTVGTGTTETSTPRRRRWPLVTLVVALGLALTAGVSGAVAEQLRKDVTLDVDGALVQVSTYADTVSDALAEEGVRVGEHDEVTPAAGSALRDGAVVQVRYGHQLTVETDGEAQDVVVAALDAAEVLDELAARDEQVRLLPSRSDERASLPIRLDADEPVALVVGGKETVVANGAVSLDELLAAEGITLDADDVVHVDRVTPDAPTDPTVRVVVQRVEVKKVSTTKKIAFDTVTKQDADRYEDEGSYVATEGRAGKRTVVHEVTTVDGEVTAREKVSSEVTRQARDKVIVEGTKERPEPEPEPVEESTSGSSGSSSSSSSSSSGSSSSGGSAPSGVWAALAQCESGGNPSTNTGNGYYGLYQFSLPTWQAMGGSGLPSEASASEQTMRAQKLQAQSGWGQWPACAAKLGLL
- a CDS encoding isochorismatase family protein, with the protein product MSTRALIVVDVQPTFCEGGELPVDGGNQVAADVAAYVAAHRDRYGIVVTTQDWHIDPGEHFSDDPDFVGSWPVHGVADSPNAQLHPALADLAADVAIRKGQYDHGYSGFDGEDAVGRSLDQVLREADVSAVDVVGLAESHCVKHTALDSVHSGFATTVLTDLTAPVSAEQGEQARAEMAAVGVTLTPSTP
- a CDS encoding ubiquitin-like domain-containing protein → MTRSKARRRRPARPRDALAFVGSRGPLPQIARGAVQGTVLVGVAVGAFGVVDAHASVDLDVDGKIREVDGYGRTVADVLAFHGIHPGPDDLVQPALDERAPRDGEVVVRTSRDVTLEIDGEVVTLATTAHTVGELLAALGPRTEGAVTSASRSEPLGRAPLRVSTVKKVHVSVDGSVILLRTTGSTVRDVLAEAGITLGEQDHTSAPLGAAAVDDMVLVVGRGATAPDIVTEVVPFETERVESDDLPEGYESVQTPGVPGERVTTYQVRTLDGAEVERTVVDRSVTVEPVTEVVLVGTLDVSQVQVDPGSAKAVARAMAAERGWGDSEFVCLERLWTKESNWRWNAENTSSGAYGIPQALPGSKMASAGSDWRTNPATQISWGLDYIAGRYGTPCAAWNHSMSVGWY
- the metG gene encoding methionine--tRNA ligase; amino-acid sequence: MTHILSAVAWPYANGPRHIGHVAGFGVPSDVFSRHMRMAGHDVLMVSGTDEHGTPILVQAEQEGVTPQELADRYNRVIVEDLTSLGLSYDLFTRTTTRNHYAVVQEMFRTVHRNGYMVEKSTMGAISPSTGRTLPDRFIEGTCPICGYDGARGDQCDNCGNQLDPIDLKNPRSRINGETPKFVESNHFFLDLPAFVDALSLWLEGRKGWRPNVLNFSRNLLDDVRPRAMTRDIDWGIPVPLEGWEDNPSKRLYVWFDAVIGYLSSSIEWARRRDTPEAWRDWWTNPDARSYYFMGKDNITFHSQIWPAELLAYDGGGTKGGQPGAYGSLQLPTEVVSSEFLNVEGQKFSSSRGVVIYVRDMLARYQPDAFRYYVAAAGPESQDVDFTWDSFLRRTNDELVAGWGNLVNRTASMVHKNFGQVPTPGETADVDKAVLATTGDAFAKVGSLIEANRQRAAIAEAMRVVGEVNRYVSETEPWKLKTDPERLATVLHTTTQAVSDCNTLLSPFLPHSAQSVHEVLGGTGEFAPQPVIQEVTDLDDDSRHYPVITGGHDGGYRFPAWASVPVVPGTQIGKPSPVFTKLDDSIVDEELERLREKA
- a CDS encoding TatD family hydrolase; this translates as MARQRERGFPPDPEPLPVAVVDNHTHLDAIAGVLDERSLGGAPVPTVDDHLARAAAVGVDRVVQVACELPSIDWTDALLRRDVSGRILGAVAIHPNEAVLHAGVREVGPDGLEPDPLAHHAVALDDAVARVAQVARDNPRVRAVGETGMDLFRTGPLGEVAQRESFRAHVALAKELGLALQIHDRDAHQQVIDVLLADGAPERTVFHCYSGDEEMAALAAEHGWYLSFAGPITYPRNDHLRAALRTVPLDLVLVETDAPYLPPHPYRGRPSAPYVVAHTVRAVAEVLERPLAEVCTAVSATSEQVYGPW
- a CDS encoding ubiquitin-like domain-containing protein, producing the protein MTSMPENAPDPVEATEPQPTTAQTRAVARKRRGRRRALVAGTSIGALALGVGSAVGVANASKTVELDVDGETRTVTTFAGDVQGLLAEEGVEVGERDVVAPGVTAPLDGESDVVVRTGKKLTVAVDGDEHDVWLTAVDASEALNLLHQRGSDVQLVASRSQDRAELPIELHDGEQVAVVHDGEVDVTHGSDDLGAVLDTTDVTVDDDDLVSVATAHDAGVTPDDLADLPDGADVPQVAVVVERVEVEKVKKTRAIGHDTVTKESAKRYEDLDPKVRTEGKDGVRTVVREVTTVDGKVVSSEKVSSKVTREPVTEVLVEGTKERPEPEPEPAATTSGATYSGSNRQIGQQMAAARGWTGSEWTCLESLWTRESGWSHTAANPSSGAYGIPQSLPGSKMATAGSDWQSNPATQIEWGLDYIAGRYGSPCGAWAHSESVGWY